In a genomic window of Bombina bombina isolate aBomBom1 chromosome 8, aBomBom1.pri, whole genome shotgun sequence:
- the LOC128638703 gene encoding galactoside alpha-(1,2)-fucosyltransferase 2-like isoform X2: MLKCLIKVTVSLSVIVFAMISYIVFVIIKPNTAPFVSDALRTTNKNRTGMWTINPMGRLGNLMGEYATLFALAKLNGHNAYVLPQMHSELSQIFKVSLPVISSQMYYSVLWTEYELHDWMSPEYYKIDEEFVRFTGYPCSWTFYHHIREEIIKEFTFHDYIKEQSNAYLANIRGNRANVTFVGVHVRRGDYIEIMHDLWKGVIGDRHYLQKAMDYFRVKYENPLFVITSNGMDWCKENIDNSKGDVHFAGDGQEDSPGQDFALLVHCNHTIMTIGTFGIWAGYLAGVSTFPLFATPPSGSHQPITDFDTYTLGTLAHV; the protein is encoded by the exons ATGTTAAAATGCTTGATTAAAGTCACTGTTTCTCTATCAGTGATTGTTTTTGCTATGATATCCTACATAGTGTTCGtcataattaaacctaacacagcACCCTTTGTTAGTGATGCACTTCGAACCACCAACAAAAACCGAACAGGTATGTGGACTATAAATCCTATGGGACGTTTGGGAAACTTAATGGGGGAATATGCAACACTTTTTGCTCTTGCAAAGCTTAATGGCCACAATGCTTATGTTTTACCACAAATGCACAGTGAGCTGTCTCAAATATTTAAAGTTTCACTGCCTGTGATTAGCTctcaaatgtattatagtgttctgTGGACAGAGTATGAACTTCATGACTGGATGTCTCCAGAATATTACAAGATTGATGAGGAATTTGTTCGGTTTACTGGTTACCCTTGTTCATGGACTTTCTATCACCACATAAGGGAAGAGATTATTAAAGAGTTTACTTTCCATGACTATATTAAGGAGCAGAGCAATGCCTATCTTGCCAACATACGGGGAAATCGAGCAAATGTCACTTTTGTTGGAGTGCATGTCCGCAGAGGAGACTATATTGAAATTATGCATGATCTATGGAAAGGAGTGATAGGCGACAGGCATTACTTGCAGAAAGCCATGGACTACTTCAGAGTCAAATATGAAAATCCCTTGTTTGTTATTACTAGTAATGGAATGGATTGGTGCAAGGAAAATATTGACAATTCAAAGGGAGATGTCCACTTTGCTGGAGATGGGCAAGAAGATTCACCTGGACAAGACTTTGCTCTTCTGGTACACTGTAACCACACAATCATGACCATAGGAACCTTTGGAATCTGGGCTGGATATCTAGCGGGAG ttTCAACGTTTCCTTTATTTGCCACCCCTCCAtctggcagccatcagccaataactgACTTTGATACATATACACTTggaactcttgcacatgtttaa
- the LOC128638703 gene encoding galactoside alpha-(1,2)-fucosyltransferase 2-like isoform X1, translating into MLKCLIKVTVSLSVIVFAMISYIVFVIIKPNTAPFVSDALRTTNKNRTGMWTINPMGRLGNLMGEYATLFALAKLNGHNAYVLPQMHSELSQIFKVSLPVISSQMYYSVLWTEYELHDWMSPEYYKIDEEFVRFTGYPCSWTFYHHIREEIIKEFTFHDYIKEQSNAYLANIRGNRANVTFVGVHVRRGDYIEIMHDLWKGVIGDRHYLQKAMDYFRVKYENPLFVITSNGMDWCKENIDNSKGDVHFAGDGQEDSPGQDFALLVHCNHTIMTIGTFGIWAGYLAGGETVYLTNFTLPESEFLKIFKYEAAYLPQWIGIPADLSPLLNYP; encoded by the coding sequence ATGTTAAAATGCTTGATTAAAGTCACTGTTTCTCTATCAGTGATTGTTTTTGCTATGATATCCTACATAGTGTTCGtcataattaaacctaacacagcACCCTTTGTTAGTGATGCACTTCGAACCACCAACAAAAACCGAACAGGTATGTGGACTATAAATCCTATGGGACGTTTGGGAAACTTAATGGGGGAATATGCAACACTTTTTGCTCTTGCAAAGCTTAATGGCCACAATGCTTATGTTTTACCACAAATGCACAGTGAGCTGTCTCAAATATTTAAAGTTTCACTGCCTGTGATTAGCTctcaaatgtattatagtgttctgTGGACAGAGTATGAACTTCATGACTGGATGTCTCCAGAATATTACAAGATTGATGAGGAATTTGTTCGGTTTACTGGTTACCCTTGTTCATGGACTTTCTATCACCACATAAGGGAAGAGATTATTAAAGAGTTTACTTTCCATGACTATATTAAGGAGCAGAGCAATGCCTATCTTGCCAACATACGGGGAAATCGAGCAAATGTCACTTTTGTTGGAGTGCATGTCCGCAGAGGAGACTATATTGAAATTATGCATGATCTATGGAAAGGAGTGATAGGCGACAGGCATTACTTGCAGAAAGCCATGGACTACTTCAGAGTCAAATATGAAAATCCCTTGTTTGTTATTACTAGTAATGGAATGGATTGGTGCAAGGAAAATATTGACAATTCAAAGGGAGATGTCCACTTTGCTGGAGATGGGCAAGAAGATTCACCTGGACAAGACTTTGCTCTTCTGGTACACTGTAACCACACAATCATGACCATAGGAACCTTTGGAATCTGGGCTGGATATCTAGCGGGAGGTGAGACTGTCTACCTTACAAATTTTACGTTACCAGAGTCTGAGTTCCTAAAGATTTTCAAATATGAAGCAGCTTATCTTCCTCAGTGGATTGGGATACCTGCTGATCTTTCTCCACTTTTGAACtacccttaa